Below is a window of Komagataella phaffii GS115 chromosome 1, complete sequence DNA.
ATCCGGATTTACATCCTCATTTGATGTTTCACAAGCCCACAAAAGCATTGCGAAGGTGTACATCGAAGAATGGCAGGATAGTTCTACCACTGTTAGTGAAGACGTCCTTTATTTCCAAGGGATAATCAAGGATAGTCTGATTGACATACTTTCCCCAGAAACAATTTCTCATATGATccaaaaatatttgaaCAATCACTCGCAGActgttgatgttgatgcAACTTTAGGGATTCAAGCACATATTCCAGTATCCGAACAGCGTCTCGAGCTTTCAGACCTTGAAGTACAACTTCCGATCGAATTGGCCGGACCTTCGAAGGATATTGACAGTGTGCTGGATCATTTGAATGTCACGGTTCTCAACATTGACGTCATCTCAACTACCAAGGATTCCATTTTATTGCTGGTAGATGCAGACATACTAAACCCTTTCGCCAGTGGATTCAACCTCGTGAATATTGATCTGGATTTACAACTTGCATACAATGAATCGACACTAGGCCACCTCTCCTTATTTGAGAACATTGAAAGTTCAGGAAGCTCCTGGTTCTCAGCTTCTGCGCTTTTTGACATTGATCCGAATCGATACACAATTGACAATATCCCATCATCAGATGTATCCCCAATAGAGAAACTCGAACAATTGGTCAGCGGATACCTATCTGGCGAGGAAACATTAGTAACCATTGAAGGCCACGATAGAAGTATACCGACTTCACCTTTACTAtctcaagttttgaaaaatttatCAGTGACATTACCAATTCCACAAATTGTCTACGAAGAACACAAAATCCTATCATCAAACCCAGATTACCAATCTGGTTTTATCCTAGATTCAACGATGCATCTCATGTCATCCGAGATAGAATTTACAGTCTACAATCCAATATCTAACTCTGAAGCATTTGTCTTGATACAGAACGCCAAAGCCTCTTATGAAGGCACTGTATTAGGATATATTGGGAGAGAACAGAGTCTTATCATCCCACCGGGAGTAAGCACAACTCCTCGAATTCCTATCCGATATGCAACTTCCGGAATAGGAGCTGATATTTTAAGGAAAGCTGTGAACGGTGAACTCAAGGTCGACGCGCAGGCCGTTGTCGAGTTTGGTTTACAATCTTTCAAGCTTCAATTGATCTATCATGGTAAGGGCATGAGGAGTAACATTAGATTATAGGGCATTACCCTCCTGTAATCGCGAATAGTAGTATATATATATTTTTCCTCCCGCaaaatatttcttcttctctttaATCAAAAAGTACAAGAGACATTTGCCACGGCGAATTAATGTTAATTGCCAAGTTATGTTCGTTGCCATTTCTGGTCCTAGACCTAAATGATCGTCTCTGAGAAAAATTATTTTCCCATTAGGAAGTTTGAGATTTGAAATGTTGAATCTTGAATGTCGAATAATGGGAAACATTCCGTCTCTATCCTCCTTAGCAAatcttgatcaactttAATCAAAGTTCTTTACCATTGATATCTGAGATTTTTGCCTCTCGTTTCTGCTGATTCTAAAAAAATGATCACAAAACTCTGTAGCATTCATGTGTCTTAAGAAGTGTTCATCGTGAGTAATGACAATTAGTTGAAAGTTCTTTTGAGACATTCTTAGATGAATGATTGAATTGAGTGCCTTGGCAAGACTTTCAATattctcttcatcaagGTTTGTCGTTGGTTCATCAAGTGCTATCATGCCACACCCAACTCCAAAACATTCAGCCAATGCTAGTCTGATGATAATGCTTGCGAGTACTTTCTGGCCTGCCGAACATCTTCCTCTCATATCCAATTCCACATCTTCTTTCATCATGACTACCCTGTAATTGTAAGATCTATTGCCTTTAACTTGAGTATTCATGTCACTTTTGATCATGATTGTGTCAACATCTGTCCCACTGTACgttctcttccaaagttcGTCAATAATTCTATTAATCTCCTCCATTTTAATGGAATGATACTTCATTACAGCATTGTCCAATCCCTTGGAATAAACCGAGATATCATTTGAAATGAACATTTTAGTTTGCAGTTTCAAGTATTCTTGGTAGTATTCATCTTCGACATGTTCATAATCCCTCTTGATTTCCTCTGTTATGCTCTGAATCTGTTTCTGCAATTGGGACACTTCCCCCATCTTACTACTATGAGCGGAACTTAACCGGGAATAACTTTCTCTAAGAATGGCggtttctttttgaaactccTGCCTTTTACTAGTTGCGTTCTGCCGATCAAGGGATTCAATACTCTCTTCGATCTGAACGAGCTCCTTGTTTAGGCTTCTTAGATCCAGGTTGAATTTAATGTTTCGTTCTTCGGTATCTGCTTCGCTTAGCTGCTTTTCCAGCACATTGACTTTTTCATGAAGTTTGTTCAACTGACCCTCTGCATCTTTGATGGAGGCTTTCAGGTGTTCACTATTCTTTTCGCATTGCCTCAAAATTGGCTCATCTTCAAGCTCGTACTTGTTGACGAAAGAGTTTAATCGCACCAAGCTATCCTGTACTGTTTTGAACTGTTCCACGTTGCTTTGCAATTGAGTTAAAGTAGAAtctctttcctcttcaagaGTTTTCACGTTGTCCTTAAGCTTATTCAATCTGTCTTTGGTCAGTTTCATGGATTCAAGTACAGTTTCTCCCGTTTGTTGAAGTTCGTCTATTCTAGCCTTATTCTCATCAATTCCCTTCTCCAAATTAAGTTTAATCATTAACGATTTCTCAAAATTGCTAATCAATAGACGTTTATCCTTCACATTGCCTTCAAGCATGCTTAACTCTCgatttgaaaactctcTTTGTTCTTTAAGATCATCAGCTTGCCttctcaattctttcaattgaaagtttttaCCATTCAAATCCTCCTGAAGTTCAGATAAAGTCTTAGCTGGAACACCATACGCACTCAATTCAGATTCAATGGACTTGTTTTCAACATAATAATGACTCAAATCCTCTTGAAGTTTGCTAATTTCAACTACGTGTTTTCGTAGAGATTCCAGGGAGACTAAATCACTTTCAAGCTGTTCGAGTTCTGAACTTACTCTTGCCAAGtcatcagaaacaaaagtCTTCAACTCATTCAACTCGTCATTAGCTGAAGCAATCGAACCTTCTAAGTTCCTAAAATTGCTAATATCATCCCTGATACTCTTCAAGTCATCCAGATCTTGCTTGATTCTATCTTTCTCTTTAGAATAAAGGTCGTCGTTggctttttcaatattttctGAAATGGTTACCATTACTGGTCCAAGTTCGTCATGATTGAGCTCTCTCTTACACAAAATACAATACTGATGCTCTTTGGCAATCTTTAGTGCTGTTTCGTTAAAGTTTTTGGTGGCCCAATTCAATTTAGAATTTTGCAAAGCAATCTCGTAATCTGATTCCAAGTCTTTGACTATCGATTCGTACTCCTCTATtggttcatcttcaagaatcGATACAATTCGACTACGACATTCCTGAAGCTGACTTCTACTTTGCtccagtttcttttctaatAAAGACCTATCATGATTACTCTCGTATTCGTTCTGCTTGAATGATGCAACTTCTTTCCTCTTTAAATCAGTATCTTCCTGGCGTTTTTTCAGAACCTCCAGAAACACAGGTAAGCAGTCTTCGGGGTTAAGATCTTCACCAGTGAACTCTTTAAACTGTTCACCATAGCTTTCAaccaattttgaaatcGATGAGTTTCCTTTTTTGGTATTCTCCTTGAGTAAGTGTAACTTTGCCAATACTTCACCTTGTCGGTTACTAGTTATTATTTGTTTATTAATCTGGTCCAACTCGTTTTCCAGAACAAGAATTTTATCTTGATTTTGCTTCAGATCGTTATTAATTGATGCCAGTTTGTTTTCTGACCTAAGATCCTCAAGCTGTTTAGTCAGCCTCTCGATATCTTCTTTAGTTTCGTTAAACTCAGACTCGTTCGAAttgatatcattgatgCTTTTTTGAAGAGCCTGATTTCGTTTCTTCAGACTGTTGAtgtcatttttcaaataggatgatctttcttcttcctttccaagTTTACTTTCGGCCTGTCCTATTTCCAAGTTAAGATCGTGAATACGGGTGTCATAGTGTTCTGTTTGTAGATCAAGTTTCTTTTTACAGGTGGAAAAGAGGACCGATGCCTTGGAGGAGgcttcttcaatctcatcTGAACTAATCGTGGTTTCGGAGATAGTCATACCAAGTAGAGACgcattttcttggattAGTTGTATTCTTTCCTGAATATAATTTTTATAGGTACTTTCTAAACCTCTAAGTTCTCCTTCCTTTTTAATAGTATCACTGTATTCGTCTCTCAGAGCGTTTAAAGATTCTGAGGCTTCTTTTGCGAGTTGAATTTGCTCATTAACCTTGACTCTTTTTTCGGTCAAAAGTTTGCCGTAATTCGACAGGTTATTCTCCAAGATTTCTGTGCTATCAGGTAGCACTGTCAGAGAACTGAAAAGCCTATCAATCTGTTGTTGAGTACTCTGCTTTTCTGTAGCCAGAAAATCTAACTTTGATAagactttttcaaaatcttgatttgatttgaatAACTCATCTAACTTTCTAGTGACTTCCTCGACTTGGGTATTCAGATCAATAATTTCAGCGTTGTAATCCTCAACAGTGTTCTGCAGAGCCTCCATTTCCGCCCGCTTCAAGTCGGCCCTTTTCttgtcatttttcaaatgttCCACATTATTTGTGAGTAGTTTGATATCGACACTCATATCTTTTGTGATGCCTTTAAACCCCTCCAACACCTTGATAAACTTGACAGAATCAAAAATCTCAtcaaatttctttttcagtgCCATTGGTTCAGAAATTGGCCATAAATTTTCCTCCTGATGGCAAAAAATGACATAGTTCAGCACCGCTTTAGATACACCCAAGTAATTAGGGATTAACGATTCAATCTCCGCGGCTTTTTGCGACACTCGTGTCCTTTCTCCGTTGTTTATCACAGACAATTGATTCTCTAAAGTTTTAAATTGCAAAGACTTGCCGGGTTTTTGTACGACCTGTAAAGTTTTCGTCAGAATCATACTCACTCCACTTATGTTCTGAAATGCCAATTTGACCTGCGCTTTAACTTGGTTATCTCCGGCGATCTTGGGATCGTGAACAAAGGCACCTCCTTTAGAATTGGGCGGCAAATCTCCAGTGGTTGCATACTTCAAGCACTCGATGATGGTTGTCTTCCCAGACCCGTTCTGTCCAACTATTAATGTTAAAGGCTTGCTGAACTGAATTGTCTCCGGAGTGTGAGGGTCAAAAGACCGCACTCCCTGTATGGCCAATTTATAAATTGAAGACCTTTCTGTTAGAGTCAAAGAGCATTGAATAGAGGAATTGAGGTTAAAACTTACATGGCTAGGTCAGTTCAGTAACCGGACTTGGTTCCCTGAGGGTGAATAATTAACTACACGGGGATCCAGGCGCGATATGTTTAGGAGAACGGGAGAGATGAACAACTTTTCCTCCGCGCAGGTCCTTCCAGTTGGCCATCTAAAGCCTCCGCCCAAAGGCCAGACCAGCCGGCTaaaaaaaacaaactgTCTGATCACTCACTTTGTTTCCATGAACATTAGACCCTGGAAGAGAAACACTTTTTATATAATAAGAAATTTCCACACACAAATGTCTCAACCAGCATGGAATCAGCCTACCCAAAAGGTGGAACGGCCCGTCCTTAAATTATTCAACTCTTTGACAAGGACAAAGGTACCTTTTATTCCCACAAACGCCAATGAGGTGACGTGGTACAGTTGTGGTCCTACAGTCTACGATTCCTCCCACATGGGTCACGCTAGAAACTACGTCACGATTGATATCAATCGTCGTATTTTGCAGGACTTTTTTGGTTATAATATCAAGTTTGTTCAGAATGTCACTGATATTGACGACAAGATTATACTGAAAGCTAGACAGGAATATTTATTCAAAGAGTTTTCGAAAAAGTATTCAGAGATAACCAATGAGCTGAAGCAGTTTGCGTTAGGGAGCTGGAACAGCTATGTTGCTAAGAATCTGACAGATTTCAAGGgtgattcttcaaactttgaaagttggGCTCAATCCTTAAACATTGCTGAAAAGGCAGTGGACAATCCCAAAATTCCTATGCATATCACTGCTGCAAAAAAGGCACTGAAAACAAGTTCTGATTTGAATGAATATTTAGAAAATATCAAGGATGTTGTTGTGCCGGAGCTGGATAAATTGTATGGATCTACCGTGACAGATCCAGAGATCTTCAAACAGACTTCTTCCTATTGGGAACAGAGatatgatgaagatatgGAACGTTTGAACATTTTACCAGCTACTGTTACGACTAGAGTATCCGAGTATGTACctgaaattgttgaatttgttcAGGGAATTATTGATAGAGGGTATGCCTACGTTACCAAGGATGGATCTGTCTACTTTGACACCACTCAATTCGACACTAATGAGAAACACGATTATGCCAAGCTTCAGCCTTGGAACAAAGCAGACTTGGAGTTGCTAAAAGAGGGCGAAGGCTCTCTTTCTAGCAATGATGGTAAAAGGAACTCTGCTGATTTTGCTTTGTGGAAAAGTTCCAAACCTGGTGAACCATCTTGGAAATCTCCATGGGGGCAAGGAAGGCCAGGATGGCATATTGAATGCTCTGTTATGGCTTCTGACATTACGGGCGAATCAATGGATATTCATTCTGGGGGAATTGATTTGGCATTCCCACACCATGACAACGAGTTGGCTCAAAGTGAAGCCAGGTTTGATTGCAAGCAATGGGTCAACTATTTCTTGCACACAGGCCATTTGCACATTGAAGGCCAGAAGATGAGTAAGTCGTTGAAGAACTTTATTACAATTGATGAAGCTCTCTCCAAATATAGTGCCAGACAGCTTAGATTATGTTTTGCCCTTGTTCAATGGAATAACCAATTGGACTTCAAGGAAAGCTTACTGAACGAGGTAAGATCCATAGAAGCCACCttcaataattttttcaacaacgTCAGAGGACTAAACAATGATTACAACTCCAAACTGGCAAGTGGTCAAATTATCTCCAAGAAATTTGGGCCTGCGGagaagaatttgttgaCCAAATTGTCTGAGGTTCAAGCAAAGGTTTATAGTTCATTCTGTGATAACCTATCAACTCCACAAGTGGTAAGGTCTTTATTAGACTTAATCCAAGAATCCAATAATTACATCAGTGCTATTGGGACAGAAATCCGTGTTCAACCTTTACTCCAAACTGCTTTTTACATTACCAGGATATTGAGTGTTCTTGGATTTCAGAATAGACCAGACAACCTTGGATGGATCAATGAGGACCAACAAGATGGCCAAGGCTCCAATAGGGAAGACACTGTTTTGCCATTTGTTCAGGCTTTGAGTTCTTTCCGAGACTTTGTAAGAAAATCTGCCATTAGTAAGGATGATTACAAGGTCTTTTTGGATGCCACTGACAAAATCAGAGACGTTGACTTGCTGAAATTGGGAGTCGTTCTTGACGATCGTAATGGTCAGAATGCCCTGATCAAGTTTATCACTGAAGCTGAAAAGCAAGAACTTATCAGACAACaggaggagaaggagaTCCAAGCTCAAGAGAAATTACAAAAGAAATTGCAACAAATCAAACTAAAAGAGGCAAAGGAGAACGAGAGAAGAGAGAAAGCCAAGCTGTCCCCCCTTGAAATGTTCAAACAGGGAGATTACGCTTCCTTGTACACCGCATGGGATGACAATGGTTTACCTATCAAGGATGCCCAGGGTAACGAGGTAACGAAAAGCGCACGTAAGAAACTGACGAAGCTTCAGGATCAGCAAAGGAAACTTCATGAAGAGTTCAACGGTCATTAGGTCGGGTTGTATAGTCAAAATAGAGATGTAAATGAGTAGGTAGATAAACGGTCGCCCGCGGCTGAAGCATTTCCCCACGGGAGTTGGTCGGATGGCCGACAGATAATTCTCCGCGGCTCACCGACTCCTATACTGATCGCGAGATGACTACTGTTGGCGAGATTCTTTTCGATAAGCCCTCAAAAGCCATAAAAGCCGGAGTAGTTCACTTAGTTCATCCAGTTTTATAGAGAACACATGTCAGATGATTCCTTGCACTCGCTAGAGACGAGTGAGAGCACCGAAAAGAATGAAGTGAAAGAAACTGAGACTACTCAATCGAGTATGGTGCGACCTTACATGGGACAGAATTCCCAAGATGACGAAAACGATGAAAATAACGATACTGTCGATGAGATAGGTCAATTTCAGAGAAACGTAAGAAGTAATTCCAATTTAAAACCTAGAAGTCGGAAAAATAGCATTAGAGGCTTATTTGAAAGACGTCCAAGTGTGCTCACTAATCCAAGTATCGACAGCCAGGAAGTGGAATATGGCAAGCTGACAAAACAGTACTCCCACCAGGACTTCTTTTCTGATGATCTTCTGGGAGGATCTCAAATAACAAGGGTTATGACGGAGAATAGTGGTCCTGGATCCAGAATAAGAGGTCCAGGTGATCTAGAGAGcaacaaattgaaagagattgagTCCTCCCTGACtgacgacgatgatgaGAAGTCCCTAGGCAGTTGCAAATCAATACACAGGCAACCAAGTTGGGTTCCAGCTGAACTGGAGAGGATAACCACATCAATCAGGTCCACTATATCTGCGAGAGCGAGAAAAGTTGGATTCTTCAGTGATGAGTTCCGCAAAACTCGGTCCTACATGGTTGTGCATTTTGCGCTGGTATATCTGGTAATGGTACTTTTTGTCATGGGAATATTTTCCGTCTACTGGGGTTCACTATATGAGAGAGACTCCAGACTGAAAAACCTCAAATTTCTCATTATTGGTGACGAAATAGGCGATGAAAGCTTACTGACCGATACTGTACTTCAAGCAAGTGAAACCCCAGAGCTACAAGCAAAAGGAACGTGGATATACCTGAATTCTGCTGAAATTCCTTCACAGTACACTAACGTAACTGAATTTGCCATACATGAGGTACACAGACAGAAATACTGGGCCGCTATACTTGTCACCAGAAACAGCACAGCTAACATCCGCCAAGCATTCGAAACGGCGAACAGTAGCTTCACTAATGAGGGCCTAATATATTTGATTTACGAATCAGGCAGAGATTTGACTGGTTTTGGAGCATACGTTATGCCGTCGCTCAATGCACTGGAAGTCGAAGTACTGAGCATGCAAGGTGATGGAGTTTACGGACCAATCATAAATAGTCTCAGTCCAGATCAGACATTAGAGGTTGCTGCAAATACGACATTAGCCAGTCAATCATTATCATTTACAAAGATAGATTATCGACCAGTGACTGCGCCAGTTACTCAG
It encodes the following:
- a CDS encoding DNA repair protein RAD50, which translates into the protein MANWKDLRGGKVVHLSRSPKHIAPGSPSSIYKLAIQGVRSFDPHTPETIQFSKPLTLIVGQNGSGKTTIIECLKYATTGDLPPNSKGGAFVHDPKIAGDNQVKAQVKLAFQNISGVSMILTKTLQVVQKPGKSLQFKTLENQLSVINNGERTRVSQKAAEIESLIPNYLGVSKAVLNYVIFCHQEENLWPISEPMALKKKFDEIFDSVKFIKVLEGFKGITKDMSVDIKLLTNNVEHLKNDKKRADLKRAEMEALQNTVEDYNAEIIDLNTQVEEVTRKLDELFKSNQDFEKVLSKLDFLATEKQSTQQQIDRLFSSLTVLPDSTEILENNLSNYGKLLTEKRVKVNEQIQLAKEASESLNALRDEYSDTIKKEGELRGLESTYKNYIQERIQLIQENASLLGMTISETTISSDEIEEASSKASVLFSTCKKKLDLQTEHYDTRIHDLNLEIGQAESKLGKEEERSSYLKNDINSLKKRNQALQKSINDINSNESEFNETKEDIERLTKQLEDLRSENKLASINNDLKQNQDKILVLENELDQINKQIITSNRQGEVLAKLHLLKENTKKGNSSISKLVESYGEQFKEFTGEDLNPEDCLPVFLEVLKKRQEDTDLKRKEVASFKQNEYESNHDRSLLEKKLEQSRSQLQECRSRIVSILEDEPIEEYESIVKDLESDYEIALQNSKLNWATKNFNETALKIAKEHQYCILCKRELNHDELGPVMVTISENIEKANDDLYSKEKDRIKQDLDDLKSIRDDISNFRNLEGSIASANDELNELKTFVSDDLARVSSELEQLESDLVSLESLRKHVVEISKLQEDLSHYYVENKSIESELSAYGVPAKTLSELQEDLNGKNFQLKELRRQADDLKEQREFSNRELSMLEGNVKDKRLLISNFEKSLMIKLNLEKGIDENKARIDELQQTGETVLESMKLTKDRLNKLKDNVKTLEEERDSTLTQLQSNVEQFKTVQDSLVRLNSFVNKYELEDEPILRQCEKNSEHLKASIKDAEGQLNKLHEKVNVLEKQLSEADTEERNIKFNLDLRSLNKELVQIEESIESLDRQNATSKRQEFQKETAILRESYSRLSSAHSSKMGEVSQLQKQIQSITEEIKRDYEHVEDEYYQEYLKLQTKMFISNDISVYSKGLDNAVMKYHSIKMEEINRIIDELWKRTYSGTDVDTIMIKSDMNTQVKGNRSYNYRVVMMKEDVELDMRGRCSAGQKVLASIIIRLALAECFGVGCGMIALDEPTTNLDEENIESLAKALNSIIHLRMSQKNFQLIVITHDEHFLRHMNATEFCDHFFRISRNERQKSQISMVKNFD
- a CDS encoding Protein involved in nitrosoguanidine (MNNG) resistance; protein product: MSDDSLHSLETSESTEKNEVKETETTQSSMVRPYMGQNSQDDENDENNDTVDEIGQFQRNVRSNSNLKPRSRKNSIRGLFERRPSVLTNPSIDSQEVEYGKLTKQYSHQDFFSDDLLGGSQITRVMTENSGPGSRIRGPGDLESNKLKEIESSLTDDDDEKSLGSCKSIHRQPSWVPAELERITTSIRSTISARARKVGFFSDEFRKTRSYMVVHFALVYLVMVLFVMGIFSVYWGSLYERDSRLKNLKFLIIGDEIGDESLLTDTVLQASETPELQAKGTWIYLNSAEIPSQYTNVTEFAIHEVHRQKYWAAILVTRNSTANIRQAFETANSSFTNEGLIYLIYESGRDLTGFGAYVMPSLNALEVEVLSMQGDGVYGPIINSLSPDQTLEVAANTTLASQSLSFTKIDYRPVTAPVTQAPQQIGLIYLSILSFFQFNFLGPIHAKVSQDLRRWHFVLYRMIASQISFLVLSLAFTLVSVAFQVDFSRGWSHGGIAVAWMFSYLTMAAAGGYNENMALYAFATYPPLVGFGMLGFVIVNVAPTFAPLELSPGFYQYGKAMPLYNGFQLLRTVLFGTTKKHIGLNIGVLFAWIIAMNALLPFSLSFFAKKKSQEATAAKEAAQAEAAQAAK